One window from the genome of Nitrospira sp. encodes:
- the cas6e gene encoding type I-E CRISPR-associated protein Cas6/Cse3/CasE, with product MFLHRIHLDPHCREARRDLADPYQLHASLCRAFSPPEQKCPEGEVLWRHEPETGSDGYPRVLVQSRRIPNWDGIGVKGWLAQADPPIDLKSRLKFDALTVGQRFRFRLRANPCVTRNGKRLGLLQLVEQERWIQRKGQSHGFVLPKLSSFDLSETGQERVDVRVSHERMLSGRQHQGNSIRIFSVLYDGVMTVTDVDAFVKVLQTGIGHGKALGLGLLSVAPIA from the coding sequence ATGTTTCTCCATAGAATCCATCTTGATCCACACTGTCGTGAGGCCAGACGCGACTTGGCTGACCCCTATCAGCTTCATGCGAGTCTGTGTCGAGCATTCAGTCCGCCTGAGCAAAAGTGTCCAGAAGGAGAAGTGCTGTGGCGACATGAGCCAGAAACGGGGTCCGATGGATATCCTCGCGTGCTTGTCCAAAGCCGCAGGATTCCGAACTGGGATGGTATTGGCGTCAAAGGTTGGCTGGCGCAGGCTGATCCCCCCATTGATCTGAAGAGCCGCCTAAAGTTTGATGCACTCACTGTCGGCCAGCGCTTTCGATTTAGGTTGCGGGCGAATCCGTGCGTTACTCGAAATGGTAAGCGGCTCGGGTTGCTTCAGCTCGTAGAACAGGAACGCTGGATTCAGCGAAAAGGGCAGTCGCATGGGTTTGTGCTTCCAAAACTGTCTTCCTTTGACCTTTCGGAAACGGGGCAAGAACGGGTTGATGTGCGGGTTTCCCACGAGCGGATGCTAAGCGGACGGCAGCATCAGGGAAACAGTATCCGCATATTCTCGGTCTTGTATGACGGTGTGATGACAGTTACCGACGTGGATGCATTTGTGAAGGTGCTGCAGACGGGTATCGGACATGGCAAAGCGTTGGGACTTGGGCTCCTGTCT
- the cas5e gene encoding type I-E CRISPR-associated protein Cas5/CasD, with amino-acid sequence MPTLLLRLVGPLQSWGTTSRFDQRDTGKEPSKSGVVGILAAAMGIDRENWDDLQPLTHLSMGVRHDRPGVPKRDYQTAGCAGNDSIIKADGSQSKDGVVSHRFYLADAAFLVALAGNDRALLERVHAALRDPVWPLALGRKSYVPSEPIWIEHAVLDIPLLEALSRWPWIATSRKWEALPKKLLISLESEDGSGVLKMDQLLSSFAERRFGARFVRSEWISFPQEVKHVSP; translated from the coding sequence ATGCCCACCCTGTTACTTCGACTGGTCGGTCCTTTGCAGTCTTGGGGAACGACCAGCCGGTTTGATCAGCGTGATACCGGGAAAGAGCCGAGCAAATCTGGTGTCGTGGGCATACTCGCCGCTGCGATGGGAATTGACCGGGAGAACTGGGACGATCTTCAGCCGCTCACTCATTTGTCGATGGGGGTCCGTCACGATCGCCCTGGAGTTCCTAAGCGCGACTACCAGACAGCGGGATGTGCCGGAAATGACTCTATCATCAAGGCGGATGGCAGTCAGTCCAAGGATGGAGTCGTTTCACATCGGTTTTACCTTGCGGATGCCGCATTTCTCGTTGCGTTGGCTGGCAATGACCGTGCACTGCTCGAGAGAGTTCATGCCGCGTTGCGTGATCCTGTCTGGCCACTGGCTCTGGGGCGGAAATCCTATGTGCCATCCGAGCCAATTTGGATTGAGCACGCTGTGCTAGATATCCCGTTGCTAGAAGCCTTGTCGCGATGGCCATGGATCGCTACATCGCGGAAATGGGAAGCGCTTCCTAAGAAGCTCTTGATCTCCCTCGAATCCGAAGATGGCTCCGGCGTCCTCAAAATGGACCAACTGCTGTCTTCTTTTGCTGAACGGCGATTCGGCGCGCGGTTTGTGCGCTCAGAGTGGATTTCGTTTCCGCAGGAGGTGAAGCATGTTTCTCCATAG